One region of Tachysurus fulvidraco isolate hzauxx_2018 chromosome 9, HZAU_PFXX_2.0, whole genome shotgun sequence genomic DNA includes:
- the LOC113653352 gene encoding type-1 angiotensin II receptor B-like codes for MQHHNSSNSSLITPVSTENLTASIVVAVCFILGVPGNIAVMVRLSGWLKSGSFTPRLMLSLAISDLLTLISLPVWIWAFLHGWVFDKVLCKLLSFLIYLSFNCSILCVILMSMQRYIQVLHPEKWNKLGRKGKKILLSGMWMLSAVLSCYALILNSIGLDRGGRLQCRLIFQTEVEIVSIFIWEFILFVASFTTVSYFYFHLHRGVNNSAFFSSNPLTKVVTRIVVCFFIFWSPHEISKIVIIIATLTENDSLLGSAESGYIVTTALAFINSCVNPFLYAFSARALQQGTAGTNDP; via the coding sequence ATGCAGCACCACAACTCATCCAACAGCTCGCTCATCACTCCTGTCTCAACTGAGAACCTGACTGCCAGTATTGTGGTGGCAGTTTGCTTCATACTGGGAGTCCCTGGTAATATTGCTGTAATGGTGCGTCTGTCTGGATGGCTGAAGAGCGGCAGTTTCACCCCGAGATTGATGCTAAGCCTGGCCATATCAGATCTACTCACTCTGATTTCTCTGCCCGTTTGGATTTGGGCTTTTCTGCATGGCTGGGTGTTTGACAAGGTCTTGTGTAAACTTCTCTCTTTCTTGATCTACTTAAGCTTCAACTGCAgcatactgtgtgtgattttgatgAGCATGCAGCGATACATCCAAGTGCTGCATCCTGAGAAATGGAACAAGCttggaagaaaaggaaagaagatccTTTTGAGTGGGATGTGGATGTTAAGTGCAGTTTTATCATGCTATGCTCTCATACTAAACAGTATAGGCTTGGACAGAGGAGGACGTCTTCAGTGCAGGCTAATTTTTCAGACTGAGGTTGAAATTGTGTCTATTTTCATTTGGGAGTTTATACTATTTGTAGCTTCATTCACCACCGTATCTTATTTCTACTTTCACCTTCACAGAGGAGTTAATAACTCAGCTTTCTTTAGCAGTAACCCATTGACCAAGGTGGTGACCAGAATTGTGGtgtgtttcttcattttttggAGCCCACATGAAATCTCCAAGATTGTGATCATCATTGCAACATTGACTGAGAATGACAGTCTGTTAGGATCTGCAGAATCTGGATATATTGTTACTACAGCTCTGGCTTTTATTAACAGTTGTGTGAACCCCTTCCTGTACGCTTTCTCTGCTCGGGCTCTTCAACAAGGAACAGCTGGAACAAATGATCCTTAG